In Platichthys flesus chromosome 6, fPlaFle2.1, whole genome shotgun sequence, the genomic stretch TGTTGCATAACATTTACCACAGAGCAACCATGAAGTCACTTCCATGTTGTAGTCTTTTATAAGGAAAAGAGTCCAAACAGGGGAAAAAGACTTCAACAACATTCAATTCAAGAAGAAGCATTGGAAGTCATTGGAAAGGGATCATTCACAATGGTTGCATGGTTCCTTATCACTTTTATGTGCACAGCCGTGtagcttttcctttttccaataTAATTTGTAactgaatcaaatgttttctgatCATGATTTATCTCGTAGCCCGTCGGTCTGGTTCCAGGCTTAAAAACTTTTCATAAAGATAACCTGAAAtgtcaatggagaaaatgaatgggaaAATTTCCTTCAGGAACCAGAGCCGTTTTTAAAATGAGTGGTCACTgtcaaacattatttatattacaATAAATCAGTGACGGATATCAGATTTTGAATACTTTGCAGAGACCTGCAGCTGGACCTTCTTATCACTGTGGTGAGAACAAGCTGGTCTCACCTCTCTAGTTTGGCAGCCAGGGACTTGCTGAGGCGCAGCTCCTCGGAGTAGAGCTGGCGGTACCGCTCGAGCTCGGTGCGCGTGGACTCTTTCTGGTTAAGGCTGTCTTGCTGGGTGTTGCGGGCGCGGCCCAGTTCACCATCCAGCTCCCGGATCTTCTGCTCCAGCTGAGAGCGCAGGTTAACCTCATTTGCCGATTTAATCTGATCTAATGCTTCTTGGGAAGCTGCCTGGGACTgggacataaaaaaacacaatcatattCAATCAGAGTTATACGATCAAATGGTCGCTTCAGTAGCAACATTggacatactgtatatgcacAACAACTAAGTTATTCAGTAAATTATCTGGTCtcttattatacattttttctgtTGTATACGCTATTTGTCATTACTATAACAAAAGATTCGGGTAATCACCAAATTTTTCCCAGTTAGAACTGTTACCTGCAGGAAGAGGTTGACCTGCTCCAGCTTCTGTTGTATCTCTTGACGGgccctctcctctgtgtcacGGCGGTACTGCTCCACCTGGCTCTGCTCCATGTGAGCTGTTTCCATTCGTCGCCTCAGGTCCAGTACCTCCTCCTCGAGCTGCCTCTTGCTCTTCTCCAGCTGCTCGGTGCTAGGGCTGAAGCTCTTCAGGGAGGCCAGCTGATCCTTGAGCTCCCCGATCACCTTCTCCAGATGACTGCTACGGGACACTTCCTTCTCCAGCTGCCCCTGCAGATCGTCCACCTGGGAGAGGAAATGATGGGGGTCAAAGGCTGTGGTATAACACTACACCTTAATGTCTCTGTTACCAAGTGGTAATATTTGGTGAAATCCCAGTTTCAGGCAATCAAACCTTATCTCTCATTCGTCCACCCTCAGCCTGGCTGTGTCTGCCCAGCTCCATCCTTATGCTGCTCATAGGAGAAGCAAAGTCTCCTCCACCGGTGTCATGGTCCCTCAGTTTCTTCTTAGCAGTCTTTAATAGTGTACGCAGCCTTAAACACATATATGCACAAATACTATAAGTAATCAATAACATTACGGTTGCAAAGAATCCggcaaaaataaatcattcacaATGTCGtgatcacaaaaaacaaaaacactacaTAAACACCAGAGATAAATAGCaatttagtttaaaataatacaaaatgaaaaacatgttctCTTACACCATATAAAGACATTGGTGCACCACAGCACATAAGCCAGGAAAGACTGCACTCTACTGGATCCTACTTTATGTCTAAATGGAAGGAGAAGGCGCTGCCAAGGGTGAGGAGAgccagaggaggacgagggtaGGAGTCACCTGTACATTTCTTTTTGAAGGTCcgtgtttctcttcatctcttgATCCAGACGAGTGTCTACAGCCTTCTTCTGCTCTGCTATCTTTTTGGCTTTCTTCTTCTCTATTTCCATCTGGAACATCAATATCAGGAGGCACGGTTAAACGATGTATAATACTCATATTACAACTACTAATAACAACCATTAACAAGTAAGCAGCACCAAATTTCACagactcacagatatcagtcacCTAAATGTGTCTACATCTgttttttctcatcaagatccatgaattatccaCTGGATTCTGCCCTGAACCCATACAACATCCTTGGACCAACGTTCACAGAAAACCGTTCAGatgtttttgtataatcctgcttacaaataaaccaaccaacaaataaaataatatttagctAATGTATAACTAAAGCCCATATTCGACCCTTATAACCCACTTACATCCAGCTTTTTGTTTGCAATGGGaatgagagggaagagagacaaACTCCTACTGACAATGGGAAGAGGGTGTATTGCCTATCTAAGCATGTGTTTACAACACCTACGTACACCCCCTAATTTTGGTGGAAAAGAGATTTATTATCACCTGAGTGTTCAGttctcctttttccttttcGAGCTCTGCCAGGCGCAGTCCTAGTTTAGAACgactcttcagctcctcctcccacaAGACCTGAGAGTCCTGGGCTGTGTGAGATAGAACACTTTGCTTCTGGACCtcacaaaaagaaagacaagaagtttaattattaaaaatacaGTTGTGAATATCGATCGGAAAAGAGGAGGTTCCAGTCAGATTGTTACTGTGATAAAATTTCTGATTGATCAGTTAGCCAAACATCCAACTGTTCTTTCAGTGCCACCAACCTCTCTATTGAGTTGATCTTCCAAAGTCATCTTACTGCTTTGGAGGTTTGTGACCAAATCCTCCAAATGACCTCTGAcctacaaaaataaagaaagtcattgtacaaatataataatgaaaGATGGTTGGTTTTTAATACGAGAGATATATTTAAGAGTACATTTTTAGATTTAAGGAATTAACATGGATCATGCAGGAGGacatgaaaaagaggaaaagaccCCACATACCAAAATCAGGCTTAGAGGACACATTTTAGTATCACCAAGAAAACCCCAAAACCTACACCAAGCTATGACTACAGCTAGAAGTTTGGATTCCTGATCAGACAGCTTGTCCAAAAAGtgcttttcattttgcaaaTACATAAAGAATGactttatatttaacatatatAAAAGAGGTAAATCCACACAGAGTAACTACGTCTACATCCACAATACCAACCCCTTCTCCAGGTGAGCAGTCAGATAGCTGGAAAAGATTGGATACcttaaaatatgataaaagacttgagactttaAAATCTGTCATTTTAATTCATCACACGTTTCACTAAGTATGAGATTACTGAGATATTGTAAGAATTTTTAGTCAAACAGAAGTAGACATGGTACCGTGAGGATCCTATTTAAAATATGGATGTCCATGTTACTGGGTTATGTATTCAGTCACTCACCAAGACAGCTTCCTGAGCCCCTTTCTGAAGAACTCCAATTTTGTTAGACTGTTGCTTTGCAGCCGCCTCCAGTCTGGCATTGTCTATCTCTAGCCTAATGGGAcattaaacagaaaacacaaatccgTAAGCTGTACATCACAGTGTGCATACTCATTACTAGAAAGGTGTTTACATATATTAGCTCAtgtgattattttgttttatgggGTTAGTGTAATTCATATTATTGATTGATACCTTAAGGGGTCCCCAGTTACGTTTGGCTGAagcactgtttacccctgaaattcaaaggtgttttgtggactccaTTACTTCACCCTaaccctccattggcatagtggtgagtagataaagaGTGAACCATTTAAGGTAAGGGTAAGGCGCTGGCTAGAGAATACATTTATGCCAATGAGTGGCCTCACTAAGCTAGAcgtacaactgtgtgtgtgtgtgcaaacagcaTCAATTTGTAAATACCTCTGCACAGCTTCCTCCAGCTGTTTGATGGTGGTATCAGAGGCTGCTGAGGCCGACAGCGCCTCCTGGAGTTTCTGAGCAGCAGTGATGAGCTCCTTTTCCCTTTCATCGAGGCCGCTCTTCAGACTGTTAATACGTTTCTCAGCCTGCACGTAGTTGTCTTCACTCTCCTCCaactaaagacaaaaacaagagaaagcAGCCCATCAAAATTACTGATAACTAACTATTTATTTAAGAGGTTTACTTAACCCTTTTTAACACTGCTGGTATCAGAGATATAGTGTGTCTATGTTGCCACAAGGTGTCACTGCTCCCTTCCTTTACCTTTCTCTTCAGCCTGTCAATGTCTTTCAGGAGCCgagtcttctcctcctccaggtcatTGCGATAGCGCGTGTTGACCTCCAGAGAGGCTTCGCTCATCGACAGCCTCTTGAGTGAGTCGGcgagctcctgctgcagctgcctgaGGTTATTCTGTGCTCAGGCAGAatccagagaaagagaagattgAATAGATGTACAGGGATATCCTCTACTGGCATGTACTTATATTACTAAAAGTGGGTCTTGAGGAAGAGGTTGGTTAATTGTATTACCCTTCAGTCCTTAACTTACCTCTCTTTCattcttctcttcctctaaCTTGTAGATCTGATCTCGGAGATCAGCAGCCTTACTGGCAAGCTCCttatttctctcctccactAGGTGTACCCTCTCCTCGCTGTCGGAGCGCAGCTTGGACAAAATGTCGCTGAAGCGCTCTTGGGCATCTGTCACAGCACGGTCTTTTGCAACACCTTTGTTCTGGGCCTCCTCTATCTGTTGCCGCATTAACATTCCCTCACTTTGGGCTTGGGCTAGCCGCTCCTGTGTCGCCTCTAGGCGAGCTGTTGAGCGGCTCACCAGCTCCCTCTCGGACTGAAAAGCGGCTTCTAGCTCCTTGGCACGTGCAGTCGCCTGGTCCTTCTCCCGCTGTAGGACATCCAGCAATAGGCCCTTCTCAGTCAGCTGCAGAGTGACCCGATGCACTTCATTCTCCAAGCTGTTCGTAGAAGCCTCGGCCTTTCCCAGCTTCTGGGACAAGCAGCTGACCGCCTCACGCTGAGAGGTTGCTTCAACTGTAGAGAACATTTATCAGGAGTCAGTTAAAAGCTCCCACTTATAAAAGATTACGAACAAAAAGATTCATACACAGGCAAATAATCCAACAAACCCTCAGGCTacaatttatacaaatatatttttgttttaaaagtaaatgaTAGTAATAGATCCATATCTGTAATAATTAATTTCCATACTAACACATATTAAGGGACTTTTCACATACActggttgtgtttctctgtgtaaacaggaagcagattatCTACTCTGCAGCCAGTTGCCTGCTTGTATAAAATActatgaaggaaaaacaacaatggtAAAGCTAATAGAAGTGATTTGCTTTCATAAAGAGGTGGAACTGTTATTGACAGTAAATGTTTACAACATTTTGCCTTCACCACTGGTTCTCACGTTGTGGCTGAAAAGAGCTAATCAGTAATCAAATACGGGAAACTGCTTCATCATTTTTAAACGTCTCCTCCTTTGCAAGTCCAGAcaacaatatacaaataaaacaaagcctGAAGTGGTTCCAAACTTCTCCATTTTAGGTGCTTTAAAACTCTGGAGTAACCTTATGGTTATGGCCCTCATGGTAGAGAGGAAATACCTTTTGTGTAGTTACACTCCAAATGGGTTTGATTTAAATACAGTAAAGAGTACGCCAAGAGCGACAACCATATCAATAGTTGACTACGTCAAATCTGTTTCTCAGTGGCAAATAGGTAACTCTTTTAAATTTGATCTTCGTTTAAATTCATGTTCATAAAGGAATGAGGCACATTATATTATTAAACTCTCTTAGGATTAGTGAGCGTTTAAGTTATTATAAAGTTTAGCATGGCATACCCAGCCATTCAAACGATCACTAACCTGTGAGTTTGTCTTTTAGACGCTGATGTTCCTCTTTCTCCCGGAGCAGAGCTTTCTCTGTGTCTGCGTGAGCCGCTAGGCAACGCTCTGCCTCCTTTACTGCCCCCGCCAGTCGGGTACGAGTAGACTCCACCTCTACATCCAGAGTTTCCCGAGTCTGCCGCTCATTTTCCAGGCGGGTCGTGATCATAGCTAACTCAGACTTCAGGGTGGTCACCTGGTTGTTGCAGTTGTAGACAGTTTGGGTCAGGGCGTCCCTGTTGAGTTTGAGATCTCGTCGAAAATCTTCTAGCTGCTCCTTGAGAGCCTCGTTCTCCTCCAAAATGTGGCTCTCTTTGAGATTGCTGTTGGCCTGCGAACGCTCCAGGTCAGTTCGAAGGATGGTCAGCTGCTCCTGGAAGTTCGTGTTCTGCTTGAGCAGCTCCCTCTCCCTGTCACTGGCTTCAGTGAGCTGAGACAAGGCCTGGatagaaaacagaagaaaaagcagGTCAATTTTGCCTTGAGTTGGCTGGTTCTCTTAAAAGTTTTGTCttcaaaatacattatttatccCCGGAATTTTAAAGATACTAATATGAATCTTCTGTCTTCAACACCACACTGTATCACTGTTTTACGATATACAATATGTTCCAAATCGATATATAACACGATGATTACCAGGATTACCTCGTTGCTTTTGCTTCTATTTctcttgttctcctcctctatctcctgCTGTTTATGCAAATGGCTGTCGAGCAGATTCTTCTGTAGCATCCTTGCACTGCGCTCCTGAGCCAGCAGTCTCTGGGTCTCACTGTGGTCCTCCTCAAGCTACATACAACATAACCCATGGAAGAATCACATATACTGtatggaaaacaaacaacaccacctgcacaaaataacacactCCAGAGCATCATTGTGaattctaaataaataataataataactataagGAGTATTACTTAATGTACAAAATACATACTGTTTGAATGAACTGCTCTATGAAAGTATCAGTCAACTCAAGATGGGCTCTTCTAACATTCATACTGATTGCTATTATAATGaccaaaaaacaatattaatgctgtgaaaacagaaaaatgtcacCCTGCACCTGTTTCATGTTGTTGACCAGTGTTctcatctccagctccaggttCCTGAGCGTCAGCTCTACCTTCTGTCTTTCCTGAACCTCTAACTGATGCtgctcctccgtcctcctcagCTTATCTCTGGTGGTGTTGTACATCATGGTGGCATTGCGGCGATGTTCCTGCTCCTGTTTCAGCTGAAATCTGTCGCATGCAAAATACAAACGGCATTAGAGTTACAACAATTACTTTATGTGCGATTCACAAAATCTGAGGAGAGACCAGGACAATGTTTCAAACTTTGGAGGAAAGGAAGTAATTCTCACTTGAGGTTTGTAACTTCGGTTTGCAGTTCCAGCTGATTTCGCTCCAAGGCAGATTTAAAATCTTTAACTTCCTCAAGGGCGCTCTTCAACTCTGTTCTCTCCATTTCCAGCTGGCTCACCTTATCCGCCAGGTATCCATGGCGACTCCTTGCCTTTTGGATGGAGCGCTCATATTCTTGGAAAATGTTCTGCAGCTTCACCGTGCTCCTTGAGTCTGTGATATGAcatatttaagtttttaaagGAAACTCGAAAAAAAACTTGAACCATTCGAATTTGCTTGTATTTGACCTGATTCAGTACCTAAAGTGGCCGAGTCAAGCTTCTGAATAAGGACAGATGCATGACGATAGCCTGAAGTGGGAGAGTCGATGTCGTCAGTGGCTGTGTCTGACGACTGAGTGAGCTCATCAAAGTCTTCAGCCAActcctctttttctgtgttCTGAATATGAAAACAGAACATGGACTTAATGATCAGTTTCTTTGTATTGTTTACGTAGATTTGAAAAATGCAGTTACTGGTTTACCtcattttttagttttctggTAGTTAACCTGAGTCCACgaaacacagtgaggagaaaCAGTGGTTAATTTGGAAAAGTAATGTGCATTTTAGGAGCTGGATTAAGAAGCTGCTGGAAGACTAATTGTATAATGCAGTATACAGTTCCTTTTTTGGAAAATCAGTGGTTAGTCATGCAGTTATATAAGAAGATAGAGTCAAAATCAATTAAGATTGCAGGCTAATCATCACCCACCACCGATATTGTAAAGGTCTGTCCAGACTGAATGCAAAGCCAATTTATAGcggagatatatatatatatatataaatatctgttGTAGTTAGGACCAGGTCTGGACCACTAGAGCATTTATTTGggacaaacaacaaatcaagACGTCATGTAACTTACCAAAACCTTTGATTTCTCCCATgtcttattttttatcttttctctaCTAATTCATTTAATCAAGTTTGAAAGGTTCAAAATCAGCATTAAAGATTTGTTTGCATGGTATCACTTCTTTCCATGGACCTTCGAAGCACTGGTGTCAGTACATTTCACCTTGACTTCAGCCTGAACTCTCATTACAGGTTAGTGACAAAGAAGTGAAACTGTTACACAGACGTGGCATACTGCATATATACCTTCCTTCATCGTCCGACACGTCACTTAAAGTGCTATcatcaaacacagagagaggatcTCCATTAACATGGGTGTTGGTCTGAGGGGCTCTGCTGCGCCGGGCCCCTCTGACCAGCTCCAACTTTAAGGTCTCTTCTACAGCCTGTCCCTCCTGATGGTTGCTACTGTGGCTctgctggagcaggagatgCGATTGCTCTGGTGCCTCGTTGGTGCTAAAAAGAGCAATAAACCTGATAATCAGTGAATTAAGTTACTTATATGTATTGAtgataaaatgtaatgaaatatgGTTTAACCCAGTAAGACCTAGGCTGTCTGAAACGcaattttaaatgatttgcaGGCTAGGGGCACTGACTACAACTACATTTTCCGTAATACATTTAACCTATCCTGGGGGGTGTCTCAGCAAATGTGTCTCATCAGTCTTGTGTCTCGAAAACGATGACATTATATAAAACGCGTACATGGGAGAAGCATGCAAACGTTGCAAACTCTCTTTAAGGTTTATACGCTTATGTTGCATCAGGTCTAAATGAGTTACTTAAAGACAGGGCTCTTTCTTTGAATGTGCCATTGAAGAATAAGTTTCATACAAACAAGAGCATTACAGAATCATGTAGAGACCACACACAGGCCCCTTTTATACAGAGATCCAATTATATTGGTATTAGAAGACCTCTTGTTGAGCTTCTTTACACCGAACCATGCAACCTTATATTGCCGCCCTAGTGAGTTATTGTAGATAGAATAGTGGCTTCCTGGAATCAGAAACGTTACATGTAAAACATAATGAGAACGTAAACAAAATCAGTAATAACCTAAAggattaaatcacattttttaatttgatagAGTTGTGgaagttttgttttgaaattatAAGGGGGACACATTTAACATCAGGGCTAACAAATGTACAATAGGAAGAAAAAACTTCAGGCTGCTGTTCCTGCTGAATTGCTCCAGTTAGTCTCAACAGGGATCCTAACCTGCTCTCCGGTTTCCCAGTACGCGGCTCTTCCTGGGTCATTCCACCAGTATCCCTGGAAGCACTGGATTTTTGCACCTCCGTCAAAGTCTTTGTCATCTCTTTGCCAACCTGAAAAGACAAAGGCAAATATTTGATAACTCGACTTGTGACACTCATCCTAACTGGAAAGAGTCGGGGCCAGCCTTTTAAGATGCAGTTTGTGCGTGTACTTGCTCACTTTGTCGTGCATAATTCAGTGTTACCCCTCCCATCTGAGACCTAACACCCAGTGTGCTAACtctatttgacatttttagtcAGTCTCTAGAACGCACAATTCCGTACACTGCAATGCTCGTGTCAATCTGTAAAACTGAATTGTGCCAtgtgaacaacacaaaaactaGATGACGTGGAATTCAAGGGTTATTTTTGAATTCCTTGTGTCGTGTCCTCAACACATCTTGAGAATtagttgttttctgtgtgagttAACACGTCAAATCATGTAGCAAAGAAAATTTAAATATCCTGTGTTTTCAGCAAAACTCAAAAAGCTGGCAAAAATAACTCTTGTCAATTTTAATACCTGAATGCATGATGACTCACTTAGTCACATCATGCATTAATAGAGAACAAATCACAACTGCACGTCtttcaaaggaaaataaagcaTCACTTAGTTTGTACAAAGTAAAGATACATGCAAAGACCATGCATAATGACAGACAAGTCACAACTGGAGAACTCGCAAGACTTTCTGTAgttttggaaaacaaacaagaaatacTTTTGTTTACTACAAGTCAGTATCCAAAAGCTTCTTGAGCGCAGCTCAAATGATCTGCAGCAAAATTTACCCCAGTTTAACATGTCTTAGTTAAGGAGACACAAATAAAGCGTAAAGAGAAACATGCGAGATTAGATCTTCTACTTGAAATCAAAcctaaagaaaagaaatattaaGACATgactgacaaaaacaagacaatgaaCTTTTAACATGAAAGTCATAAGGTGAGGTGATGATGCTCGGTCAGTTTGGCCATTTGGAAACAGctgataaaaaagaaatgaaattaaggacatgaatgaaaacagaaaaagagaaagagaggtgatCTAGAAGGGTCTATGGAAGGGGCGGCCATCGTCTACCTCTTGCAGGAGTTGGGCCTTTTCTTTCTCCAAATCCATGAAGACAACCTTCAGCATCCCTACCTCAAGTTTAAACCTCTCCAAGTCCTCCTCCAGTTCCTCATCAGAGACACCAGGAATAGATGCTGAATGCCTTCTTATTAAGGCGGGGCAAGACCTAGTGGCCTCCTCATGATCCTCTTCTGAACGTGCATTGTCCACCTCAGCTCCCTTTAGCGCAGCAGTTTGGTCCTTTGAGATCAAGTCCAAATGTTGTTCGCAGAACGGCCCTTGTTCGGTGTCGTCCTTTGAAAATGAGCCAACTTTCGAGTCGGGTATAATGTGACCACCGGTAAAAGCTGTGGCACCTCTGTAGCACTCTCTCTGTGCTGTGTTGAGTTGTGGTGAAGGAGACCTGCTGTCCTCCAGAGCATCATCAGTTAGTAGCTCTGGCTCCTGGTGCATTCTCCCGCCACTGACCGGAGGCGGAGCGAGCTGCGTCCCATCTTCACACCGAGAGTTGGCAGGTGACTCTGTCGGCGAGTCTTCCAGTCCAGACTCCCTTTGCTCAGGTATGGTCAGAAGGATAGTACTTCTTGCTCTAGCTGCCGGGCGCAAAATAatttctccttcatcttcatcactcgACTCTTCTTCTGCAGAAGTAGATTCAGCTGTGGCATGTTCCTCTTCTGCATCATCTTCTGCGGAACATCCTGAATTAAACAGTTCCCCAAATTTCTCTTTTAATTCACCAGCCACGTTCTTGAAGGTGGATTTTACTTCCCGTTTCTCCACCTCTACCCAGAGCTTCTCGTATCGTTTCTCCCATGGGCAGTCTTCCCCTGCTCCTTCATGACTGGGTTGATCTCTTAACTCATCGCAGTTTTCTCCTACACGGCCTGATGGCCATGGTTTATTTAAACCTAACTCACATGTATCTCCTGTATCATCTTTCTCCTTTGATGGCATTGGTTGacaaggaaaacacaacacacacaagacaaaaaccatgttttgattttaaatgacatacacaacaacactgacatGATATTTACATATTTGCAGATATATACGGTATAAATGTTCTCCTACGATTGGGAAAGCATGGGAGATGCTGTTTTGTCTGGGCCTGAACTTGATGTGGAATGAAAATATGTTAAGATTGTGAtacacagtattttttttacatttctcacCTTCTGCTGAGGCCCGTCCAGCTCTTGATCCGTTTGTCTGTCTCCTGCCACTGATGAAAGCTCAGGAGAACCTAGGGAGACAGAGTGTCTCTATTAGAGGGCATTTGTGCACAAAggccaattaaaaaaaagagcagtGAGCCTTACCTGGTCTAACTACTGCCTGATGTTCAGATGTGTATTGCGACTGTTTGTCAATTTTGTCCGTGATGGTAGAGGCAGAAGGTGCTACATCTTCTGGTTCCCAATCTGATTCTGAATGAGAGTAAAttaatgagagaaaaagaaaatgaaatccCATGTCTGTAAACTGATAAAATAAGAACATGAAAGGTCTTTGTCGTTTTACCTTCTTCACTTTCTGGTTTCTGAGGCACCATCTTCCTTGCCCGAGGTTGAGGATGGGGTAGGAGTCGATGGGGTGTAATGCTGATGCTCCTCTGTGGTGGCAGGGGCGCTGCCGCAGTAACATCTTCATCTTGCTCCTTCAAAGCTGGATGGTTGCATTCTGGGAACTCATCGAGTCCAGGGGAGGTCATTTTACGACCTGGCAACGTTCTCTTGCTTGCCGTACTGGCTGAGTCCCAGTCTGATGCATCTGTGACATTAACACAAGAAGCTCCAGGTTAATGAACACAGCCACGAACTACATGAGTAAgcattttagaatataggactaGAGTTTTGATAGTTATTAATAAATGTGACTTTACTGACTCTAGTATCGGATTTGTGCAAACCTCCATTATACAATGCACTTGTACACGACGATGGGATGTGCTATAAAACTATTGTCGTAAACTGGGGTCTCAAAAAAGAACTACAGTTAGCAGTCAATTAAATAAAGTTCTATTAATCTAATCAGCTAGTTTATATTTACCAACCTGGTTTTACAGCTTCAAGACGtgtgatgaaacaaacaacagaaaggtCAGGCTTGCAAGCAAATGTATAACTCCCATCAAAAGCTTCAAACAGTCAGCAGCTCGTGCGTATTTAAAGGTGAAGCTTTCATTGAGTAGAGATGTCatgttattagggcccgagcactgacatcAAAGGTCaggggaggccctattgaaaatgtaaggattattattattattattcaggcaaatgaattgggtttttgagggctttaacatgttcaaattcttaccaaaattggcagaaagttagaaagtggtgacaatttacgtattctggaggaattttcaaaaAGTGTAgcaaaatggctcaatggtGCCCGCCGAgacccccggaacgtgttcacaccgatcttcacaaaaatcgatacacaggtgtatcatgaccagacaaacaaaaaagtctttaggtgcaattggaaaaacgtaacaggaagcctgctattttgcatttagtggccatttttgccatattccacatttttttatataatatacttgtaccagggctttcatcagatcaacttcaattGGAAACACTTCTGTGTGTTCTTATTTTTGGAAACACTGCTTAAAAGCGTTCATATTATCGTGTATTTGTCTGACTAGCACCTCCGCTTGAATGTTTCCTCGAAAACAATTTGATTTGCTGATGCTTCATGCGCTGCATGAAACTTCCACCATATGCAGCAACCGCATCAGGATGCAACGAACCACAATGCAGTTGGCAACATGTCAGCccattc encodes the following:
- the si:ch211-272n13.3 gene encoding ankyrin repeat domain-containing protein 26 yields the protein MKKIFSFTKKKKHPSGTPDSGSVLSLGYELKEKDLGKVHKAAWTGDVAKLKQLAKKNDVNQLDKENRTALHIACASGHVEVVQFLVESKAKLNLCDNQNRSALMKAVQAQHERCVSMLLENHADPNLVDINGNTALHLSANIPSISLAILLLQHEANINAQNKEGFTPLTVAVREDHIEMAEFLLNESADVNLLDQDQRSPLMIAAGNGQIVMLRLLLRFNANTTLKDSKGWSADDYAGMNGHHPCSHLIIEHGTQRSDGPSLSHQAPGKKKKKRATGSPFQDVEAGFSLGGPAIDKDGFEDNSQSESLSRVSKSASDEWPSSEDDDDLVLNRKKPQKVNLSRMIASKKGEASALLDRSLSGTESDPVSESRVQRIPSLPKTLPSSNALQKPVDPTPISFLSKDPKMTSTPLPSYREKEDSTDDEDDDNDDQEQVGDDDEEEEEEGDMSDENSRPAESGESVGVASTVLETEKDKKRDFLSELGLEKGEEEQDSWDSESRSEDINMPRVEKENLPTQDQEETSTAEEENKENLLYIPSFLRGEGGNKMVAVVPRRSVDRPRGSQVANDDIGKEHDAKDEITQKATEKPKWEPLRVLSKLEANNGGKTDLMEELGLGDVDDLEDASDWDSASTASKRTLPGRKMTSPGLDEFPECNHPALKEQDEDVTAAAPLPPQRSISITPHRLLPHPQPRARKMVPQKPESEEESDWEPEDVAPSASTITDKIDKQSQYTSEHQAVVRPGSPELSSVAGDRQTDQELDGPQQKEKDDTGDTCELGLNKPWPSGRVGENCDELRDQPSHEGAGEDCPWEKRYEKLWVEVEKREVKSTFKNVAGELKEKFGELFNSGCSAEDDAEEEHATAESTSAEEESSDEDEGEIILRPAARARSTILLTIPEQRESGLEDSPTESPANSRCEDGTQLAPPPVSGGRMHQEPELLTDDALEDSRSPSPQLNTAQRECYRGATAFTGGHIIPDSKVGSFSKDDTEQGPFCEQHLDLISKDQTAALKGAEVDNARSEEDHEEATRSCPALIRRHSASIPGVSDEELEEDLERFKLEVGKEMTKTLTEVQKSSASRDTGGMTQEEPRTGKPESSTNEAPEQSHLLLQQSHSSNHQEGQAVEETLKLELVRGARRSRAPQTNTHVNGDPLSVFDDSTLSDVSDDEGRLTTRKLKNENTEKEELAEDFDELTQSSDTATDDIDSPTSGYRHASVLIQKLDSATLDSRSTVKLQNIFQEYERSIQKARSRHGYLADKVSQLEMERTELKSALEEVKDFKSALERNQLELQTEVTNLKFQLKQEQEHRRNATMMYNTTRDKLRRTEEQHQLEVQERQKVELTLRNLELEMRTLVNNMKQLEEDHSETQRLLAQERSARMLQKNLLDSHLHKQQEIEEENKRNRSKSNEALSQLTEASDRERELLKQNTNFQEQLTILRTDLERSQANSNLKESHILEENEALKEQLEDFRRDLKLNRDALTQTVYNCNNQVTTLKSELAMITTRLENERQTRETLDVEVESTRTRLAGAVKEAERCLAAHADTEKALLREKEEHQRLKDKLTVEATSQREAVSCLSQKLGKAEASTNSLENEVHRVTLQLTEKGLLLDVLQREKDQATARAKELEAAFQSERELVSRSTARLEATQERLAQAQSEGMLMRQQIEEAQNKGVAKDRAVTDAQERFSDILSKLRSDSEERVHLVEERNKELASKAADLRDQIYKLEEEKNERENNLRQLQQELADSLKRLSMSEASLEVNTRYRNDLEEEKTRLLKDIDRLKRKLEESEDNYVQAEKRINSLKSGLDEREKELITAAQKLQEALSASAASDTTIKQLEEAVQRLEIDNARLEAAAKQQSNKIGVLQKGAQEAVLLSDCSPGEGVRGHLEDLVTNLQSSKMTLEDQLNREVQKQSVLSHTAQDSQVLWEEELKSRSKLGLRLAELEKEKGELNTQMEIEKKKAKKIAEQKKAVDTRLDQEMKRNTDLQKEMYRLRTLLKTAKKKLRDHDTGGGDFASPMSSIRMELGRHSQAEGGRMRDKVDDLQGQLEKEVSRSSHLEKVIGELKDQLASLKSFSPSTEQLEKSKRQLEEEVLDLRRRMETAHMEQSQVEQYRRDTEERARQEIQQKLEQVNLFLQSQAASQEALDQIKSANEVNLRSQLEQKIRELDGELGRARNTQQDSLNQKESTRTELERYRQLYSEELRLSKSLAAKLERANSRLTEANSKLLNERSRSLLTSSIANGSLGSPSLDVGTLGSPANYGATLGSLNRSLGLGLSLLSPGMYGQNSREEDYLAKMQNELDRNISKELHNATAELDVASAQLSPVSSVSRVELDPFSRATQQYLEVLKKNNMI